One stretch of Chroogloeocystis siderophila 5.2 s.c.1 DNA includes these proteins:
- a CDS encoding recombinase family protein has protein sequence MKIIAYTYSDPLLESPPDPTIWGWEIDSIYQDFGKRTQLQQLIKDCQTEGAYLLIRRIEELGDSVQEVSDRITQLQALDIKIITTEQTNTSDIQANLIQLLQVMQREQRSRRIRQGHARNRISAQPPPGKAPYGYRRGKDKYALDRSASPVVKDFFEHFLLYGSLRGAVRHLAQKYNKKISVTTGRRWLTNPVYRGDTAYQNGDVVANTHVPIISREEAAQVDRLLRRNRRLPPRTASAPRSLAGLVVCQECQSPMTVVRVTTHQKKSEYLYLRPTLCPKRPKCGAIAYAQVLENTINSICQDLPRAVAGMNFPQLDAVKESLNSAITSKQEILAQLPNLTTTGILDLETAQLRGYKLRTEISELQAQLSTLPPVNLRSVAQAVSIAQFWLDLSEAERRFYFREFIQQIQLIREDEKWHLQVIFVF, from the coding sequence ATGAAAATCATCGCCTACACCTACAGCGATCCTCTCCTCGAATCTCCACCCGATCCCACTATCTGGGGTTGGGAAATCGACTCTATCTATCAAGATTTTGGCAAACGCACGCAACTGCAACAACTGATCAAAGACTGCCAAACCGAAGGCGCATATCTCCTTATTCGTAGAATCGAAGAACTTGGCGACTCAGTACAAGAAGTCAGCGATCGCATCACGCAACTCCAAGCACTAGACATCAAAATCATCACTACTGAACAAACCAACACTAGCGATATCCAAGCTAACTTAATTCAATTGCTGCAAGTGATGCAACGCGAACAACGTAGTCGCCGCATTCGCCAGGGACACGCGCGCAATCGAATCAGCGCCCAACCCCCACCAGGAAAAGCCCCATACGGTTATCGTCGCGGTAAAGATAAATATGCACTAGATCGCAGTGCTTCCCCCGTCGTTAAGGATTTTTTTGAACACTTTCTGCTTTACGGTTCCTTACGCGGTGCAGTACGCCATTTAGCACAAAAATACAACAAAAAAATTTCTGTGACTACTGGGCGACGTTGGTTAACAAATCCTGTCTATCGCGGCGATACCGCGTATCAAAACGGTGATGTTGTTGCTAATACGCACGTACCAATTATTTCTAGAGAAGAAGCTGCGCAGGTAGATCGATTATTACGTCGCAATCGACGTTTACCACCACGTACCGCGAGTGCGCCGCGTAGTCTTGCAGGTTTAGTTGTCTGTCAAGAATGTCAATCGCCGATGACAGTCGTGCGCGTTACAACCCACCAAAAAAAGAGTGAATACCTTTACTTACGTCCTACACTTTGCCCAAAACGTCCAAAATGTGGGGCGATCGCGTATGCTCAGGTTTTAGAAAATACAATCAACTCGATTTGTCAAGATCTACCGCGTGCAGTTGCAGGAATGAACTTTCCACAGTTAGATGCAGTTAAGGAGTCTTTGAATAGTGCGATCACATCCAAACAAGAAATCCTTGCTCAACTACCCAACTTAACTACTACAGGAATTTTAGATCTCGAAACGGCGCAACTGAGAGGTTACAAACTTCGCACTGAGATATCAGAATTACAAGCTCAATTATCTACATTACCACCAGTCAATTTACGTTCTGTTGCGCAAGCTGTTTCCATTGCGCAATTTTGGTTAGATCTATCCGAAGCCGAACGCCGCTTTTATTTCCGCGAATTTATTCAACAAATTCAGTTAATCCGTGAAGATGAGAAATGGCATCTGCAAGTGATTTTTGTTTTTTAA
- a CDS encoding VOC family protein: protein MHITKCLHAALLVTDLQRAENFYSNILGLSKSEMRSLNFPGTWYQIGDFQLHLIVVPTVPSQIQNAEKWGRNSHISFAVDDLETAKQRLIAHNYPIQTSAFGRPALFTKDPDNNIIELSQV, encoded by the coding sequence ATGCACATCACAAAATGTCTCCACGCAGCACTTCTAGTCACCGACTTGCAACGCGCCGAAAATTTTTATAGCAATATCCTGGGCTTATCTAAATCTGAAATGCGATCGCTCAATTTCCCTGGTACGTGGTATCAAATCGGCGACTTTCAACTCCACCTCATCGTCGTCCCAACAGTTCCTTCACAAATTCAAAACGCCGAAAAATGGGGACGCAACTCACATATTTCCTTTGCAGTAGACGACTTAGAAACTGCGAAACAACGCCTCATCGCCCACAACTACCCGATTCAAACTAGCGCCTTTGGTAGACCCGCACTTTTCACCAAAGATCCCGACAACAACATCATCGAACTCTCTCAAGTCTAA
- a CDS encoding pentapeptide repeat-containing protein has product MQTNIGDRSQEGTMDASELIAKYIAGERDFKAINLIGASLAKINLSGASLREASLSEADLSQADLVGTNFREASLSKANLSAANLSGAILNGANLFAANLKGANLSDAELKMTDLKMADLSGADLSGASLWGASLTGAKLQGTIMPDGTVHE; this is encoded by the coding sequence TTGCAAACTAATATAGGCGATCGCAGTCAAGAGGGTACTATGGATGCTTCTGAGTTAATCGCAAAGTACATCGCTGGAGAACGAGATTTTAAAGCGATTAATTTGATTGGTGCTAGCTTAGCGAAAATTAACCTCAGTGGTGCTTCGTTGCGTGAAGCGTCGCTGAGTGAAGCTGATCTCAGTCAAGCCGACTTAGTAGGTACTAATTTTAGAGAAGCTTCCTTAAGTAAGGCAAACTTAAGCGCAGCAAACTTGAGTGGTGCTATCTTGAATGGAGCAAATTTATTTGCGGCAAACCTTAAAGGTGCTAACCTCAGTGATGCAGAATTAAAAATGACAGACCTAAAAATGGCAGACTTGAGTGGCGCAGACTTGAGTGGTGCAAGCCTTTGGGGTGCATCGCTGACTGGCGCAAAATTACAAGGGACGATAATGCCAGATGGTACAGTTCATGAGTAG